TGGAGGCAGCAGCATTAATGCCTCTATTTGGGCTCGGCCATTTAAAGCGGATATGGATCATTGGGCCAAAATGACAGGTGATAGTCGATGGAACTACGAATCTTCTCTTGAGATTTTTAAACGAATTGAAAATTGGAACGGAAAAGAAAATAGCCAATATCGAGGTAAAAACGGTCCGGTATGGTGTCAGCCTGCTGACAACCCGCTACCTGTTGCGACGGCCATGCTCGATGCATGTCGAGGCCTCGGCCTACCGGTTAAAGATGACTTGAATGGTGAACGTGAAGTGACAGGAGAAGGATTCGCGTTAATGAATCACATAATAAAGGATGGCCAGCGCCAGAATATGGCTCGGTCTTACTTGTATCCCGTTATGGCTCAGAAGAATGTGACTGTTTTGGTTAATACCCATGTGAATAAATTAGTAATTGATGGCACCACTGTTCAAGGCATCGAGCTTGAAGGATCAAAAGGTAGAATTATCGTTGAAGCAGACGTGGAAACGATACTGTCTGGTGGTGGTTTCAACACACCAAAACTTTTAATGCTGAGTGGGATTGGTGATGAAGTAGAACTCAAAAAGCATAATATTAATACCGTAGTACACTCCCCTGAAGTCGGAAAAAATATGCAGGATCACATTCTACATGGTGGTGTATTATTTGAATCTCCAGTTCAAATGAGTCATCGTAACTCTGGTGCTGAAGTTTCAGGATACTTAAAAAGTGACAGTACTCTTGACCTTCCTGATATTAGTGTTGTGCAGATAGAGCTGCCATATGTCAGTGACGTTATTGGTAAAGAATATAATCCACCATCGTCTAGCTGGGCTCTTTGTGGCGGAATGGTAACACCTAAAAGTCGCGGTCGAGTCACACTCCAATCCTCCAACCCCTCTGACCGCCCGATTGTTGATGCAAACTTTCTAGATCATCCAGATGACGTCGCCTCTTTAATTAAAAGCATAGAACTATGTCAAGAGATTGGCTCAACCCAAGAGCTGAAAAAATATGTTAAACGAGAAGTCATACCTGGAAAGAAATTAAAAGGTAAAGAGATGGAAGACTTTGTTAGAAATGGGGCCACTACTTATTTTCATGCCAGTGGCACCTGTCGAATGGGCAATGATGATTTAGCCGTTGTTGATAATGAATTACGTGTTAACGGACTTAAGAAGTTACGAATAGCAGATAGCTCTATTATGCCAAGAATTGTATCGGTTCCAACAATGCCAGCATGCGTTCTTATCGGAGAAAGAGCTTCGGATTTACTGGCTTAACTGGTTATAAAATAATTAAAAAAAATTCAAATAACGAGGTGAATAATGAATACTCAATTAGTAATCGATAATAAAGAAATGCCTTCTGAAACCGGTAGAACACATCAACGTAAAGATCCACTGACCGGTTTGACCGTTTCAACTTGTGCTGCGGCAAGTGTCAAGGACGCTCTGCTTGTAGCCGAATCATCACGAGTGGCTTTTAAAAGTTGGTCTGCCTCTCCACCTTCTGAGAGACGTGCGCTGCTATTGAAAGCGGCCGATATAATAGAAGCTAAAATGGGGGACTTTATTGCTGCGATGAAAGCGGAAGTAGGTGCAAGTGATCTATGGGCCGGCTTTAACGTAATGTTGGCCGCTAACCTTTTTAGAGAGGCGGCGTCGTTAGCTACTCAAATTCAAGGTGAGACCATCCCAACGGATAAGCCTAATTCACTGTCTATGACAATTCGTCAACCTGTTGGACCCTGTTTAAGCATCGTACCTTGGAATGGCCCTGTCGTACTTGCCGCTCGCGCAATCGCCTACCCTCTAGTGTGTGGCAATACGGTTGTGTTTCGAGCTTCAGAAGTAAGCCCAATGACTCATCGACTTATCGCCAATGCCGTATATGAAGCAGGGTTACCTGAAGGCGTACTGAACTTTATAACAACCGCGCCAGAAGATGCTCCTGAAGTGATAGAAGCGTTAATTTCGCACCCAGCCATTCGAAGAATTAATTTTACTGGATCCACTTCTGTTGGCCGTATCATTGCAGAAAAGTCTGCCAAACACCTAAAACGCTGTCTATTGGAACTTGGCGATAAATCGCCACTAATTGTGTTAGATGATGCTGAAATAGATGATGCAGTCTCAGCTGCGATATTTGGCTCGTTTTTATATCAAGGGCAAATTTGCATGTCGACTGATCGAATTATTGTCGATGAGAAGGTTGCTGATGAATTTGTTTCAAAATTTGCAGATAGAGCTAAGAAACTCAGTATTGGTTCTGCTGCGACGTTAGGAGAGTGCATTATTGGACCTGTTATTAGTCAGGACTCTGCCAACCGATTGAATACAATAATTGAGGATGCTTTATCTAAGGGAGCGACGTTGGTTATTGGTGGCAAATCAGATACATCACAGTATCCAGCAACAATACTCGACAATGTAGCCTCTGATATGAAGGTTTACAAAGATGAAACATTTGGTCCAGTTATTTCAATAATTCGCGTAAAAGACACTGAAGATGCAATTCATGTGGCAAATGATACAGAGTTTGGACTTTCGTCAGCGGTATATGGCAAGGACATCGTACGGGCTCTAAATGTTGCAAAACGTATTGAAACTGGAAGTTGCCATATCAATGGCCCTACTGTTCAAAATGAAGCAAGTGCACCTTATGGTGGAACAAAATCGAGCGGCTATGGACGTTTTGATGGTCGTGCAGTTATTGACGAGTTTACTGAACTTAAATGGCTAACAATAGAAGATAGTTCTCAGCAATACCCATTCTAAAGAAGAAAACCTTAGAGCCACCGAAACAAAGTGGCCCTAAGGTTTTATTTAAAAAACATATGGAAAATTCACACATTTTTTAACACTGATAAAGAATCTAGATCAAAATCAGCACAGGTTAAATCAACCAGATTTCTTGACGGTCTCAGAAAACAGTTCACCGGAAATTGCCCAATCTTCCGTTTTCACATCATTAAAAATGACATAAACATACTGCGGATCAACACCTGCGTTTTTTGCTATTGATTCTGTAACGTCTTTAGCGATCTGAGCTTTCGCACTATCACGACCTTCAAACATCTGAATATTTACAACTGGCATGGTAACTCCTCATTGGTCTACATTTTAGTTTTGCATCTCTGCACTTGATGAAAAACATAGTAACGTGAGGAGCATTGGCGAATAAATACGCTCTGACTCCATTCTGTGTAGCGAATTATTCAACAATCATTAAGCAAACTTTCCTTCCGCTGAAATACGGACAAACTCATCAATAATAAATCTAACACCTGGCATCAAATGTCGATTGCTTGGCCAAATGAGGTTCAAGCCCGTCAACGACGGTGTAAGAGCGGGCAGAATGGGAACCAGTTCTCCCGCCACAATAAAAGGACGCAATAACGACTCAGGAAATTGTATGATGCCCGCCCCAGCAACACAGGCATCTACCATGGCATCGCCATCACTTATTTGATGATGCGGTGTGGCGTGACAGTACACATCATCACCTGAATCTGATTTCACTAACCATGGCAGCGGTCGCCCTCCTCGCCAAGCCATCACGCAGCGGTGTGCGTTTAATTCCTCTAACGAAACAGGCAAGCCGAACTGTGCCAGATAATCAGGCGAAGCACATAATATGAGACGCTGTTCGTTCAGCTGCTTTGCAATTAGATCACCGCTGTCTTTTAAAGCGCCGAAACGAAATGCCAAATCAAACCCAGAATCTAATGGGTCGATCAACTTGTCATTAAAGGTAATCGTCAGCTTCAACTCTGGGTATTGCGCGGCCATTTTCAATAATAGAGGCATGACAACTTGCCTTCCAAAAGCGGAAGGCACATCAATACGCACGTTGCCACTTGGTCGCTGTTGTTTGTTTTTCAAACTAAGCTCCGCCGCTTCCAATATTGTCAACGCCGACTCACAACTTGCTAGGTACGCTTCGCCTTCGGTTGTTAAGCTCAGCTTGCGAGTCGTCCGATGAAATAATTTAGTGGATAAATGCAACTCTAGCTTTGCAATGCTTTTGCCTAGCGCAGATTTGGAAATGCCTAATTCATCCGCCGCTGTTGTAAAACTGCCAGCTTTCGCCGCGGCGACGAAGTAAATAATTGAACGTATTGAATCGGCTACTATCGGAATATTGGTCATTTTAAGAACCCTATCGACTCTTCATGGTTGATAATTTAACATCCAGTCTATGGCATAAAACCCGTTGATATAAACTATATCAGGACCCAAAGTGGCTCAGTGTAAAGTCAATAAAGCTGCGTAATTTGGGCGTCATTCTACGATCCGGTACGTACAGCAAGTGCATAGGCCTAGTTGGAACAGGGTAATTCGTTAATACTTCTACTAACCTTCCTGTTTCCATCTCCTTTTCAACTAGCTCTAACGGCTGAAGCATCACACCCAACCCTGCAATCGCAGCTTTCATTAAAGCCTCCCCGCTATCTACCATTAAGCGCCCTGAGACAGGCACCGACATCGGCCCTGATTCAGTCAGAAATGTCCAATGGGTACGCAACTCTGTATGAGAGAACCCTAAACATTCATGCTCCAATAAATCTGTGGGCTCAGAAATCGTCGGATGTTCAAGAATATAGTGTGGCGCCGCGCATAAAACCAACTTATAAGGTCTCAATGCACGCGCAATTAAACCACTATCAGACAGGTTTCCAACACGAAAAGCCACATCAAAACCTTCATCAATTAAATCGACCGTTCGGTTGGTTAAAGACATTTCCACTTTTATATCTGGATACATTGTCATATATTCTGGCAGCAATGACGCAAGCGCATTCACACCAAAAGAAACGGGAGCGCTCACCCTCAATTTGCCAGTTGGCACCGCGCGTACTTCCTGAACAAGACCGCTAACAACCTCCATTTCAGCCAAAATATTTTTTGACCTCTCATAAAAACTGATCCCAATATCCGTTAAATGCTGGCTACGAGTTGTTCGATTAATCAATTTCACACCCAAACTTTGCTCAAGAAACCGAATGTGCTTACCAATCAATTGCGATGACATATTCATTGCTTCAGCAACGGCAGAGAATGACCCCAGCTCAACAGACTTAACAAAAATCTCAATACTTAATAAACGATCCATTTGAAACACCTTGTTTCAAGTAAAGCTACAAAGTAGACATTTATCCTCATACATTTCAAGTTGTACAGTATATTTTTAACTGACAACGAGAAAATAATGATGAACATTGCCATTCTTGGTACAGGAAATATGGCCGCGGGCTTCGTTGACGCTCTTGCGCCTAAATATAAAGTAACAATAGGCGCTCGAGATCAAGCGAAAGCCGCGGCACTCGCTGAAAAATCAGCCTATGACGTAGAAGCCAGAGGCATTTCGGCCGCAATAGCAGTATCGGATGTCGTGTTACTAGCACTGCCTTTCTCCGCCATCAAAGACGTATTAAATACCGCTTCTAATATGGATAAAAAAATACTGATCGATATATCCAACCCTGTGACAGAGGATTTCCAACAGCTTTCTCTTGGACATACCACCTCTGCAGCAGAAGAGATTCAAACCATCGTACCAAACGCTTATGTCGTCAAAGCATTCAATACTATTTTTGCCCCACTTCTTCCCGAAGAAGCCCGTCATGACCAACATCTACAAGTTTTTTTAGCGTCTGATAATGAACCAGCAAAAGTCATCATATCTGAGATTGCTTCATCGATAAGTTTTACCGCCATTGATGCCGGTCCGTTAAAGAACGCTCGATTTTTAGAGCCAATTGGCGCGATGAACATTCAATTTGGTTTCTTCCTCGGGCAAGGCACCAACATTGCGCCAACATGGAAGCATTTATAATCACGACATAAATACAAGAATAAGGGCCGTTTCGGAATGCCATTCGCGCCCTTATACATCGATACCTTTCTATTTTTCAAAACCGCCTTCTATTAAACAAAATCACTAAAAAGGCTCACAAGAAAAATCAACACACTCAGCAGACAATTTTTTCATTTCCAAGGAATCACATCATGAAAACTCGTCAAAAAATAATTCTATTTTTTGTGGCTTCTCTTTACTCTTTTGCACCTGTCGTTGAAGCAAAATCCGCAGTAGAAGCACTGCAAAACGATTTTGTTTTTCCAAATGAAATAACAGGATTACCGACCAAACTCTCAGACTTCAAAGACCTTGAAATTAATTATTTCACGACAAACGACGATGTCAAAATAGCGTACTGGGAAGCGGGTGAAGGGGAACCAATAATTTTCATTCCAGGCTGGTCTGCAAATGGCGCTGAATACATAAACGTGATGTATTTGCTGAGCAAAAAATACCATGTTTACGTTTTAGACCCGAGAAACCAAGGTCTATCCCAAAGAGTGAAATACGGTAATCGCATTAGCCGATATTCAATGGATCTAAAACAATTTGTCGATCACCTGAATTTATCAAAAGTGAATTTTAGCGGTTGGTCTATGGGCGCCTCAGTCTTATGGGGTTATATTGACTTGTTTGGCACACAATCAATAAAAACACTGTCATTAATTGATGAGCCTATTTCCATTTACATACACTCAAATTGGTCAGAAGAAGAACGACTCAATGCCGGTGGAATGACCACCTCTGCTGAAAAAATGATTGCCGCCTATTCAGGTGCACCAACGAGTGAAGACATCGTCGACATGAGTGTCATGGCTCGATACATCGCAAATGATTCTTTGTATTTCCAAAACTCAGAAGCCTTTGCATCCGCTGCCATAAAGAACAATTTCGACTCTATGAGCCAAGTACTGTTCGATCATGCGATGAATGATTGGCGTGATGTTGTCAGTAAAAAAATAGACGTGCCTACGGCCATTTTTAGCGGTGATTACAGCCACAACGTACGCAGCCAGCAATGGGCCAACTCAGTGATCCCCAATTCGCAGCTCTATATTTATACAAAGAAAGAAGAAGGTGATCATTTCTTAGCGTTCAAAAATCCCAAAAAATTCACGTCTGATTTAGATAGCTTTATAGAAAGAAATAAATGATCAAAATAGACCAATATCTGATACCTAAAAATCAGTGACGACAACCAAACGCTCTAATACCCAAAAGCCATGTCGAGAATAAGTTTCATACTCTGACTTATTTCGATATGGATTAGCAATTTCCTCATGACAGGGACGCTCCCTAGGGCGAATTCGAATCACCTACCTCCACCCTTCGAATCAAATCATGTTTTTGGACAAATTTGTTACTTTGATTCAAATTAACATTGAGCTTTATACAATTAAAAGCTCCTACTCATCGCAATAGGTCTACAAAAAAACACTTTATAGGTAATGTTTTGTAGACCTAAATATTGTCAATCCAACCTATAAGGTCTACAATTTAACACCAATAGAGTAATAATACGTAGACCTTTATGAGAAAAAAAGAAAAATTACTGTCTGTACTATCTCACGCTACTAAAGCTGGTGGAGGCGTTCATACGGCTACAGAGATAGCGTTTATGCTCGGCGAAAAACATACCCCTTCTTTCACAAAGTTTCTCACAGATTGCGTACAAAAAGGTGTATTACGAAGGGTCGCAACGGGTATTTTTGAAAGTACAATTACTCCGCCTGATGGATCAACGGCAATTTACAAGATCGTAAATAAGCTCAGGGGAGACGTACTTAACTATATCAGCCTAGAGAGCCAACTTAGCTACACTGGCGATATTTCACAAATTGTTATGGACAGACTCACTGTGATGACAAAAGGTAGAAGTGGCATTTTTTCTACACCTTATGGAGTCATTGAGTTTACACATACAAAAAAAACGATCGAGTCAATCGCCCCTAATATTTATTTCGATTCAGACATCAAAATGTATCGAGCCAGAACATCCCAAGCTATTGTGGATTTAAAAAACTGTAATCGAAACCTGCAAATGTTGGAGGCATAACATGCTCAAAGAAGTCATAAAGCAAATTATTAACACCAATCCTGAGTATGCAGGGATAACACCTGTTATAGAAAAAGAAATATTGCACCATGATATTATGGCGGTCATGGTAAAACAGGGCGTTATGCAATCACTGACTTTTATTGGCGGCACATCACTTCGCTTATGTCACAACAGCTCTCGATTATCTGAAGATTTAGACTTTAATGGCGGGCACGATTTTAAACCTGCTGATTTTGATGGTTTAGAAGTCGAGATTCAAAAGTACATACAAAAAAAATATGAAACGCAAATCTGGGTAAATAAGCCGAGCCAAGACAAACAAGGAGATACTTCTTCTTGGCAAATTAGTATCGAAAAAGAAGCAAACCGCCCTGACCTACCACGTCAAAAAATGCATATAGATGTTTGTGCTATTCCTTCGTTCGACATTGAGAGAAGACCACTAATCAATCATTATGATGTCGTCGTACCGACAGAAGGACTGTTGATCCCTGTACAGTCATTAGAAGAAACCTTGGCAGATAAATTCATCGCTTTAGCATACCGTGCGAGACGTATAAAGCCTCGTGATGTTTGGGATATTCTTTGGATCAAACAAAGAGGTATTGACGTATCCATAGAGTTGATCAACAAAAAACTTGCGGCAAGAGGCAAAACAAAAACTAACTTCATAGAGACGCTTACTCTTCAGGTCGAAAAATTACTGAACGAAGAAGAGGTAAAAGCCGACTTTAACAACGAAATGAGCCGTTTCATTCCAAGCCAAATTAAAGAACGAACAATCGATAATCCAGAGTATTGGCAATACGTGCAACTTGAAATTAAAAGCATGACAGACCCTATACTCAAACCTAATTTGCAGACAAAGAAATTTGATATGGGCTTTTAAACGATAATTAAATAAGACATATAAACGCTGATAAGTGATGTTAAGCCGTTCACCACCAGATCAATCATGCTAAGTAGTATCTAGGGATACATGCAATCAAGTCGAACGGCGAGCCTTAATCGCATGCTCCATATCTATAAACCAAACGAGTAACCAATGACCATTATGAATTTATATCCTTAAGATACAGATACTTAGAGATAAAAAATGATAAATAAAAGAATGTGGAAGGTGATTAAGGTCTATTTTTATCAAGGAGGTTTATGACCAAAGATCCACTTAGAGACATCCAGTACATAAATGCCCGAACGACAAGATTCCCTCATTTTAAGTAAAATAAGGACATTTACTTACAACTTGATGATTTTTTTGAGGAGTGAATATGTATTTTGGTCACAATATGGCCACAGATTAGCCACATGAGCTTTTCCAAGTAAAAAGTAGATAACCAAAGAAGTAGTAAAAAAAATAAACAACAATTTTGATCAGGAAATTTTTTAGTTTGGATTGGAATATAAATAAGAAATGGTTGTGAGAGCACCTTTCTGTATTTAAAAGTGAACCTACGACCTTTATTGAAATGGTTGAGGGAGCACCTTTCTGTATTTAAAAGTGAACCTACGACTTTTATTGAAATGGTTGCGGGAGCAGGATTCGAACCTACGACCTTCGGGTTATGAGCCCGACGAGCTACCAGACTGCTCCATCCCGCGACAAGTTAAACTATTGATATAGCTTACTTTTTAGTGATGTATTTCTGAATATTTGTATGACCAAATCTGATATTTGATTGCTGGAGCACTTTTCTGTATTTAAAAGTGAACCTACGACCTTTACTGAAATGGTTGCGGGAGCAGGATTCGAACCTACGACCTTCGGGTTATGAGCCCGACGAGCTACCAGACTGCTCCATCCCGCGACAGATTAAACTATTGATTTATATAGTTTATATGCAGAAAATAAAGATAAATTGTGTGGCCAAAAACGCTAGATTTTTGGTTGCGGAAGCACCTTTGTGTATTTAAAAGTGAACCTACGACCCATTACTTATAGCCTAATTGGTTGCGGGAGCAGGATTCGAACCTACGACCTTCGGGTTATGAGCCCGACGAGCTACCAGACTGCTCCATCCCGCGCCATACTAAACGATTGATATAGTTTAGATTTTATCTTTTAGCGCTGAAGAAATTATGTGACCAAATTAATTTTAATGGTTGCGGGAGCACCTTTCTGTATTTAAAAGTGAACCTACGACGACCTGCCATCTAAAATTTCTTTAAATGGTTGCGGGAGCAGGATTCGAACCTACGACCTTCGGGTTATGAGCCCGACGAGCTACCAGACTGCTCCATCCCGCGACAAATTAATTTTATATAGATCACTGACAATTTCATTCGATTAGTTGGTTGCGGGAGCACTTTTCTAATATAAAGTGAACCTACGACCTGCCATCTAAAATTTCTTTAAATGGTTGCGGGAGCAGGATTCGAACCTACGACCTTCGGGTTATGAGCCCGACGAGCTACCAGACTGCTCCATCCCGCGACTAATCTTCGTTAACTTTAATCATTTATTAAATAATTAATTAGGTTGGCAAAACTGCTTCACCCGTGTCAACGAGGTGCGTATTATAGGTAGATTAAAGTAGGAGTCAAGAGAGATAGAGTATTTACATGCGATAAGTTCAAAAAACTTTAATACAAACAACCCATTACTAAAATGGCCGCCATCGTTAAAGTACTTGAATCCGTCGCTATCACAAGGTAAAAGAAAGCCATCCAATAGTTTTGATTACGATGTTAGGAGATGAACATGCTAAATAAGATTGAAGACATTCTTCGAAAATCCGCCATTCCAACTGACAAAGACGCCCTTCCCGGCAGAAGCACGCCTTTAAAAGTGTCTGGAATACACGCTGTAAATCATGAGTCCTTTGTCCGCCAGCCTAGCAACAAAGAGTCCGAAGTGATTCTTGGTATGGGGTGTTTCTGGGGAGCAGAAAGAAAGCTATGGAATATAAAAGGTGTACTTGTTACTTCTGTTGGCTATGCCGGTGGTTACACTAAAAATCCAACGTACGAAGAAGTCTGTTCTGGTCAAACAGGACACAGCGAAGTAGTACAGGTTATTTTTGATACCTCCATCATCACACTAGAAGGTGTCCTAAGCGTTTTCTGGGAAAACCATGATCCGACTCAAGGAATGAGACAAGGCAACGACATCGGTAGCCAATATCGCTCGGTTATTTACACCAAAAACGAGCAAGATTTTGCGATTGCACAAGCAAGCCAAGCAGCGTATCAAAAAGAGTTATTAGCCGCTGGCCACGGCATGATCACCACAGAAATTGAACCACTAGACACTTACTACTTTGCGGAAGAATATCACCAGCAATACCTTCACAAAAATCCAAACGGTTATTGCGGTTTGAGTGGTACCGGCGTCAGTTGCCCTATAGGCCTTAGCGTTTAACCTTTCCCCCTCAAAATGCAGCGTTAAAAAAACCGAATTAGACTCTTCATTATGAAAGGCCTAATTCGGTTTTTGTTTATCTAGGCGTTAGCAACACCTAGCCATCAATATTGATGCTGTATTCTTCATTATTGTAAATTACTTTAATGCTATCAGAGCTATTTACAAGGCCATCGTTATTCGAATCGAAAGAAGATGTCTCCTCTATAAAGGTAGCAACGTCTTCACCATCTACTTTAACATTCCCATCTGTTACCTTGACATGTTGTGACAAGAACTCAGTAATCAGATCCGTATCAGCATCTTTACCAGGGCTTCCTTCTATACCTGTTAATAGATCCGTCAAGTCTAATGCGTCTTCTGTTGCATTGAAGTCGGTAATCGTATCTATATTTAATACATCAGTCGTGTCATTTAATATAAAGATATCTTTACCGTCTCCACCTGTTAGCGTGTCCGTGATTTCGTCATCACCACCAAATAGAATGTCATCTCCCAAACCTCCAACTAACGTGTCTTCACCTTGTGTACCGACAAGATAGTTATCATCATCTGCCGCTTCGTCTACCGTACTAGAGCCATTTGCGCTATAAGAAACGGTTGTCGTAATTTCTAAGTCAGGCAATGGGTTATTACTTAATACGTTAAGGTTTTCAATAGATGTCTGATCACTGGTGATTTCAATGTCATAATTTCCATCAGAATTAGCGGTTAACGTCGCGCCGTCCAGCGTAAGTGTCGCTGTTGAAGGAATACCAAACAGCGTCAACGTGGAGGTATCTGTCGTGCTATTCGCATTATCTATCTCAACAGAGACACTATAACTAAACATAGCAGAACCAT
This genomic stretch from Marinomonas primoryensis harbors:
- a CDS encoding GMC family oxidoreductase, producing the protein MNNKSIKSGLMLEKLETSLLKGQISRRKFIQFAGAAGLLSLTAARVWAEELDAIRENQRQRGASLKKKYDYIVIGAGSAGCALVGRLAADKSKNILLIEAGDWDTAPSILDPRLWFTNLGTEREWGDVSLPSHGVNGRAIAEHTGRVLGGGSSINASIWARPFKADMDHWAKMTGDSRWNYESSLEIFKRIENWNGKENSQYRGKNGPVWCQPADNPLPVATAMLDACRGLGLPVKDDLNGEREVTGEGFALMNHIIKDGQRQNMARSYLYPVMAQKNVTVLVNTHVNKLVIDGTTVQGIELEGSKGRIIVEADVETILSGGGFNTPKLLMLSGIGDEVELKKHNINTVVHSPEVGKNMQDHILHGGVLFESPVQMSHRNSGAEVSGYLKSDSTLDLPDISVVQIELPYVSDVIGKEYNPPSSSWALCGGMVTPKSRGRVTLQSSNPSDRPIVDANFLDHPDDVASLIKSIELCQEIGSTQELKKYVKREVIPGKKLKGKEMEDFVRNGATTYFHASGTCRMGNDDLAVVDNELRVNGLKKLRIADSSIMPRIVSVPTMPACVLIGERASDLLA
- a CDS encoding aldehyde dehydrogenase, translated to MNTQLVIDNKEMPSETGRTHQRKDPLTGLTVSTCAAASVKDALLVAESSRVAFKSWSASPPSERRALLLKAADIIEAKMGDFIAAMKAEVGASDLWAGFNVMLAANLFREAASLATQIQGETIPTDKPNSLSMTIRQPVGPCLSIVPWNGPVVLAARAIAYPLVCGNTVVFRASEVSPMTHRLIANAVYEAGLPEGVLNFITTAPEDAPEVIEALISHPAIRRINFTGSTSVGRIIAEKSAKHLKRCLLELGDKSPLIVLDDAEIDDAVSAAIFGSFLYQGQICMSTDRIIVDEKVADEFVSKFADRAKKLSIGSAATLGECIIGPVISQDSANRLNTIIEDALSKGATLVIGGKSDTSQYPATILDNVASDMKVYKDETFGPVISIIRVKDTEDAIHVANDTEFGLSSAVYGKDIVRALNVAKRIETGSCHINGPTVQNEASAPYGGTKSSGYGRFDGRAVIDEFTELKWLTIEDSSQQYPF
- a CDS encoding tautomerase family protein — protein: MPVVNIQMFEGRDSAKAQIAKDVTESIAKNAGVDPQYVYVIFNDVKTEDWAISGELFSETVKKSG
- a CDS encoding LysR family transcriptional regulator, which gives rise to MTNIPIVADSIRSIIYFVAAAKAGSFTTAADELGISKSALGKSIAKLELHLSTKLFHRTTRKLSLTTEGEAYLASCESALTILEAAELSLKNKQQRPSGNVRIDVPSAFGRQVVMPLLLKMAAQYPELKLTITFNDKLIDPLDSGFDLAFRFGALKDSGDLIAKQLNEQRLILCASPDYLAQFGLPVSLEELNAHRCVMAWRGGRPLPWLVKSDSGDDVYCHATPHHQISDGDAMVDACVAGAGIIQFPESLLRPFIVAGELVPILPALTPSLTGLNLIWPSNRHLMPGVRFIIDEFVRISAEGKFA
- a CDS encoding LysR family transcriptional regulator — encoded protein: MDRLLSIEIFVKSVELGSFSAVAEAMNMSSQLIGKHIRFLEQSLGVKLINRTTRSQHLTDIGISFYERSKNILAEMEVVSGLVQEVRAVPTGKLRVSAPVSFGVNALASLLPEYMTMYPDIKVEMSLTNRTVDLIDEGFDVAFRVGNLSDSGLIARALRPYKLVLCAAPHYILEHPTISEPTDLLEHECLGFSHTELRTHWTFLTESGPMSVPVSGRLMVDSGEALMKAAIAGLGVMLQPLELVEKEMETGRLVEVLTNYPVPTRPMHLLYVPDRRMTPKLRSFIDFTLSHFGS
- a CDS encoding NADPH-dependent F420 reductase; its protein translation is MMNIAILGTGNMAAGFVDALAPKYKVTIGARDQAKAAALAEKSAYDVEARGISAAIAVSDVVLLALPFSAIKDVLNTASNMDKKILIDISNPVTEDFQQLSLGHTTSAAEEIQTIVPNAYVVKAFNTIFAPLLPEEARHDQHLQVFLASDNEPAKVIISEIASSISFTAIDAGPLKNARFLEPIGAMNIQFGFFLGQGTNIAPTWKHL
- a CDS encoding alpha/beta fold hydrolase; the encoded protein is MKTRQKIILFFVASLYSFAPVVEAKSAVEALQNDFVFPNEITGLPTKLSDFKDLEINYFTTNDDVKIAYWEAGEGEPIIFIPGWSANGAEYINVMYLLSKKYHVYVLDPRNQGLSQRVKYGNRISRYSMDLKQFVDHLNLSKVNFSGWSMGASVLWGYIDLFGTQSIKTLSLIDEPISIYIHSNWSEEERLNAGGMTTSAEKMIAAYSGAPTSEDIVDMSVMARYIANDSLYFQNSEAFASAAIKNNFDSMSQVLFDHAMNDWRDVVSKKIDVPTAIFSGDYSHNVRSQQWANSVIPNSQLYIYTKKEEGDHFLAFKNPKKFTSDLDSFIERNK
- the abiEi gene encoding type IV toxin-antitoxin system AbiEi family antitoxin; its protein translation is MRKKEKLLSVLSHATKAGGGVHTATEIAFMLGEKHTPSFTKFLTDCVQKGVLRRVATGIFESTITPPDGSTAIYKIVNKLRGDVLNYISLESQLSYTGDISQIVMDRLTVMTKGRSGIFSTPYGVIEFTHTKKTIESIAPNIYFDSDIKMYRARTSQAIVDLKNCNRNLQMLEA
- a CDS encoding nucleotidyl transferase AbiEii/AbiGii toxin family protein, with the protein product MLKEVIKQIINTNPEYAGITPVIEKEILHHDIMAVMVKQGVMQSLTFIGGTSLRLCHNSSRLSEDLDFNGGHDFKPADFDGLEVEIQKYIQKKYETQIWVNKPSQDKQGDTSSWQISIEKEANRPDLPRQKMHIDVCAIPSFDIERRPLINHYDVVVPTEGLLIPVQSLEETLADKFIALAYRARRIKPRDVWDILWIKQRGIDVSIELINKKLAARGKTKTNFIETLTLQVEKLLNEEEVKADFNNEMSRFIPSQIKERTIDNPEYWQYVQLEIKSMTDPILKPNLQTKKFDMGF
- the msrA gene encoding peptide-methionine (S)-S-oxide reductase MsrA, yielding MLNKIEDILRKSAIPTDKDALPGRSTPLKVSGIHAVNHESFVRQPSNKESEVILGMGCFWGAERKLWNIKGVLVTSVGYAGGYTKNPTYEEVCSGQTGHSEVVQVIFDTSIITLEGVLSVFWENHDPTQGMRQGNDIGSQYRSVIYTKNEQDFAIAQASQAAYQKELLAAGHGMITTEIEPLDTYYFAEEYHQQYLHKNPNGYCGLSGTGVSCPIGLSV